GTAAGCTCATATGGATAAAGGATTTtcataaaacaaacataattattttattatccaTCACTTATTCATACATATATCAAGGCATGTACTAAAGTTATTACTATGGAGAATTTCTCTTCAAAATTCCATTAACATCATCATCACGTGTATCCATAAAATATCGTGATCTCaataaatcattataattttcataaatatacataaaagtCCATTTTAAATCTATCTCAAAGAATCAAATAAGACAACATATGCTTACATACACACTAGTGCTCAAAAGTAACACCCAACTCTAGACTTCTCACAAAAGATTGTGCTCAGcgtcttaattttaaaatattacagaCCTACAATACAAGGATAGTACTACTCAACATCATCTTGAAACCGCTTAGCGTCAATGAAATTACTTAGTGTCAAACCATTTGTATAACTAGGTGTTCAACGTTACCCTGACACCGCTCAACATTTTCCCAATAGGATGCTCGGCATCACCCTAACATCCCACAATGCTATACCAGAtattattatctatattttGTGCTTTTGAGAGAACTCATGCATGTTCAAATGATCAAATTGGTACTCATTTTTTAGTGCACGAGTTCAATACAGTTTTTAACATAGAAGCTTATACCACTTGACTAATTACTCAAATTTAAGCTTTTTTATTTACGCAAAAACCAAGCTCAAACCAGCCAAACAtccaataattaaatattcaaatcaCAAATACTAGAACATGAAAAATTCATATTATACAATATTCATTAACTCAACAAATAATGAGCAACAAAAATCAGACAACATCTCAACACATCACACTTATCAAATCACTTATTTAGTAAATTCATCATCCCATCATACAATTAGAATTACAAAGCATTCATAACTTAAAAGTGCaactaatttttattacatGAAAGACAAATGAACTTGTTTTAAAGAATTATAGATATTTGTGTAAGTTACACATAAAagcatcaaaataattattagaacATATCATTATAATCACGGATTAACATAGATtcatatatataactaaaaagtTACACCAAAGTGTACTCTCATacaacaaataacataaaaaaggattaaaactcAACTTATACAAATACAATCTTAGTTCTTTcatcaaataatgaaaaaaaaaatcttaaaaatcaataatgatatagttttaaaataataaatttattaataataaaactatttacattaaaactttttaatattaaaacaattaagttttattatttttaaacccaCGATgtttacaaaaactaaaacaaatttttagttatactttttatttttattatcataaaaagatGAAGATAGATACATATGTAAACCAATTTgaacaatttattttcattaacaaaaaaaatacaataacaacTACCCAAAATTTTAAATGGGAAAATTATAAATCAACAATTATTTGTAATATACACTAAACTAAAATAGAATCATCCAACAATGATACATAAATACAATCTCCCTACGTAAAAATTATGGTGACTAAGACGTATAGGCATACCATCTATTatcaaatttaactatttttccttacttcaaatataattattctgagttaaacttttaataaatcctaaattaatatagaaaattcaaacacacacataaaaaaatcacatatatatttattgtttctcATATACAAGTACAAATCCTTAGATATTCAAATTCCTCACATGCCAACAACCTAATTTTGTGTTTggataaaaaaatgtcataatttttaaaatatttaaatatattaaatttaaattgatcttagttcaaattatttcatttttaaatgtatttttagtcaaaaataaataaatttaactaatttttaattttcttgtttcgataatatttaaattaccatcaaattcaaaaagttacttaaatattaaataattattaaaaaatttaaatattaatcatCTTTTAATACTTGCTAgcaaactaaaaaaaaccaCTTTTTTATTGTCCAGACAATATCttccaaaaaggataaataGTAGTTTTCTCTCAACAGAatttgatgaggaggatattatttttctgtttgCTAGCACCATGAAGACTTTATCAAATTTTGCAAgagatgaaaaattaaattgcaactctataaaaaaaaatagaaaactgtggtttttgttaaataaaatttaaataatgaaaaaaaattattatttttaacttgattaataaagtatttttcttGACCTATAacgtaatatttttattttttattaaataaatacagtCACACTCGTTCATTTCACATaggttttatttatgtttataacgTTTTGAGGTTCTGATATTTGGACTGTGTTTGAAGATAGATGGGTAAAGAATATTcgtgaaagaaaataaaacatcacattttgattttttttttattatctagcGGTCAAATGTTACAAAGGGAAagatcatttttaatatatatatataatatatatattataaaagaataaaaagttaagtttgttttttaatgaaactaaattattttggtaACTAATTGTAGTTATAACATAGTCCGTTAAaacgataaaaataaaaatgtcaaaaatataaatatttaaataatccCAAGTAACATATGAATGAGGacacaaataataatttaattgtgtaACATAATGTATTTATAGCCGTTTCTATGCTACAAACTATATAGACACAATATACTCATAAGTTGTACAGAGAATGAAGTCTTATTGTTGCTCCTCTTCTAcctttgtattattttatgttattatgaAACACATGGTAAGTAAATACTAAAACCACAACCAAATACACACgataaagtaaatttaaattatgctctttataaaattaaaaaaaattcaaaataatcattcaTTCTTTTTATAGTTTACACTTCATactcaaatattaaattttccaaaatgtaGTGTAAAATCAAAGTTATCATGACTCATCTATACATATCTAAATATTTGACTTTACTTCAAAACAATAAAGTAAATTctatatatgaaatttgatcTGTTACCAAATTTAGAAATAAgaaccttatttatttatttatataaatctaatagtagcaaaagaaaaataatttcatataaacTTTATCGTTAATATACTTTACACACCATCATCACACATTgtaatatttctattatatgAATTACTACATTCTCATTTCACATATACTTTATAtcaaatcacataaaaaaaaatataaagataaaaaaaggtCGTATATaacaacacaatttttataatttaaaataaaaaatatacaaaactataaatatgaaAAGCAAGGAGAgaaattaatagtaaaatactacttttgtataaaattagaaatgatATTCTTATAAAACAACttcattacttttaatattttgatgaaaaatatttaaaatacaaaaaatataaaaaagtaatttgatTAGCGGTGGATAAAGTTTTGGAGGGAGTGTGGTGGATGACGTGAGTGTAGTCGCGTGGGACTAGAAAGAGTATGAATGATTTTGGTGGTACTTTAAGTTGGGCCGGTTTTATGAAATTTACATTTGGATGGAGTTAGAGAGTGAGTGAAAGGGTCGCCAAGGTAGCGCCGAGAGAGACATCAAACttgttttaaatcattttattattttaataataatcattatttaacttctttcaaaaaatgttaaattatcatcatgcattaaGAATATTGATGTTAAAATGTATACAGAAAAtggtaatatttttataattatttataaggaATGTGATGTGATAAGACTATGGTaatgtgtttgtgttttgtagTTTCCTTTTTGTAGCTGGAGTTTTCAGTTTGAAAACCTAGTGTTATCTTCTCACGAGAAAGCAACCCTTTCCCCCTGTTTCAAAAAGCTATCCCATACCTACTTCCAAATTTTAAACTTACCACTGTTCTAACTAATCTTTAATCATAATTCTTAAAAATTccatttaattgttttgtttatagTTAACGTTTTTAggacaataaaaataataaaactattattataactataattataagattaaaatattttttgtaattttattgtaaatagttttttttaataataatagttttatttaaagaaacGTTCActacaaaattgataaaatagttattttatttaaaaaatatttatttaaagggcaaagttagaaaataattatgataccgaaatgaaaattttcctttATACAGTAACGTAAACATAGGTTTTATCGTTTATGTGTGtatgcatattttaaatatttgtaaattatttatttataatttaaaagtagtaattaaaaatatataattagaaaaataaattataaatacatagTTATAATATagctataaataaaataatttttatttattaaaattaaaaatattataagtaatattgTGTAAATAACTTTTTGTTACGagtgattatttaaattttttaaaaaataattattaaatgttaacaaaataaaaatttcttttataacgaataattatttgaattaaaaaattaattaccaaaataataaaactgaaaaatagtttctttttgttatgaaaagtcatttaaatttaaaaagtagtaattaaatagataaaattgaaaaacgaaaaaaggacaccaaatatataaatattgccatgatattttttatcaatcaaacatattataattGCAACTAAAATTCCGTTTCTTGATGTGGGATTAATTGATAGAATAGCAAATTGAatagtttgataaaaataatacattaacCTTTACttcatacaaatatatatatatatatatatgttagggttaaatatgtttttagtcctttaactttagaaaactctggttttagtcctttttatcaaattttttaaactttatttgcggtttcaagcatgtttcattatagcattgcTAAGGTtgaaaggactaaattatacttaatttgaaagataaactaaaaccaaaatcattccaaaatacaggaacttaaaatatatttaactctaaatGTTATTAACAACGTGTTTTAGCCATCAAACACACTCTAATCATTATTATGAGTTACGATCCTCAGCATTTGGAATTTGGAAAATTCATGAAGAAAATTTGTGTCTTCTATCAAACATCCCTTTCAGTAACacaaacaatttcttttacagAAGTATCTGTTAGCGTAAAACgttttacattattaaaaggTAAATAAAATAGCATGatacttttaatttgttaacTAAATGTTACATGAGAAGTAGATGTTACTTCTCACATTTATTGTACATAAGTTGAATAAATCCGTGAAAGGAAAAGTATATCCGAATAAATTATTGACacgaataaagaaaataaaggaaacacGATATCAAAAGTTCACTACCTatgtacaaaaatattgtttaaatgttAAACtatcatgtttctttttttcaaaaaaatggtTTACAACTTTATACTGATCGAAATATACAAAAGTTTTTCACTGATGTCACTAAGCACGTTTAATTCTCcctatcattaattaatttttgaaaaagtttcatAATCACTAATTAACACAACAAACATTTTGCATTAGTTAATGGGAAAGTTCCTTCACAACAAACTTGTCAAGGTTtgtagaattgaaagaaagtgATCCAAAGTACCTTAGAGACATTTCCTTCAGTTTTATCATTGCAGGAACCATACAACATCAACTAACATTTTCTGCTTTCTTCATAAACTTTGCAAGCGCCCTTCGTCTACAGGACAATATTACACAAACAAATGTTCAAGTTTCGATAAGATGCAGTACCTACATGCCTCACTGAATCAAGAAACTTGcttttcaaaatactttttttatttcaaattataaataatcacACAAATATGGTTGGTGAATGTTATAGATATTATTCTAATATCCAAATTTTCCggtctttttaaattattagaaattgaattttgttataatatttaaagagatggaaaaattaacttaagttaaaaattacattatcaatttataaaaaactagctttaagatgattttaaagatatttagtataaataataaaattattattatgattatatatatagatatttaaatGATTGGTGATTGAATTTCACTATACAAAAAAACCACTGTTTTCCGATTTATGTGTGTCACTATCATCAGTGTTGCATCGCGTGTGGTGGTGGACTAAGCACACCAACAcgtagaaaagaaaagacaaggACCACATCGTAAGCGTAACTTCTAAAGAACAAAAGGAAACGCCGGCACTGGCATGACTCTCTCTCCTCCTGATGTTGCTAATGCTTCCTCACACCTTGGTCTGACTGCTCCCACTGTAGGGTAGGTTCtctatttcttcttctccttaCAGTTTCGTGACAATAATCACAATCCTCTTATAATTTTTCACTAACCTACCTAACTCCTATCATCATCATGGCTCCGTATCGGTGCAAATAAATCAAATCTGTCACCTTTTTCCCCtcatttttttcacttcttcctTTAATTAGAGCTGATTTTCCAGCTAGATTTCCAATTTTGTAGCAACAAAGTCAACCTTTGTTTCAAATTCTTGTAGGACTTGACATCGATACTCACATCAAATGCCCTTTGGGGGGATGGATCTCCTCTGACCATGGTTTTTATATGAAATTCTGGATGTTATCCTAATAGTAagctgtttttctttttgtccctGGTCTTCCTTGTTGGTAATTGCAGTTTGGCTACAAGTCTATTGGCTTACAAGCACCACAACTGTGCATCtgattaatttttgtgttaGATTATTTGATTGACCAGAAAAAAGCGTGTTGTAGAGAATTACGggtattgattatttttttattaaggattaaaaaaatcattttttttgaGGTGCAGTATACGTATTGGTTCTTTGATGTTGGTAATTGCATTGTGGTTACAAGTCTCCAGGCTTTCACGCATCACAAGTGTTCAGctcattaattttcttattgGTGTATTTGATTGGAGAGAAGTAAATGTGTGGAGAGTTACGGGAATTTGTCACTTTGTGATTAAGGATTGAAGTGGTCAATTTTTTTGTTGGCGGGGTATAACTTTGTTTAACAAATATGGAGGGAGGAACAATAGCATGTTAAGGGAGCTTGATTGTTTCCCCTTTCCACCTTTATGATTTTGATCTCTGCGTGAAGGTTTCATGTTAGGGTTCTAATGCTCCTCGAATGGTTTCATGTTAGGTTTATTACTGTTTAGTGCAAGTTAGGATAAGTCAAGAAAAAAGTTCATTGATAGTTAATGCTACGagaatttgaatatttgataaaGTAGTACTATAGTTTTTACCAGTCTATTGAAGTTCATATCTCACGTACTCTCTTGTTTCTCTTATCTGCTTTCTTTGTCAATTGAGATAGtcttattttttgaataattctagatgtttttttttatcatttttctaacttttctttgatgtttcttttttctcttgttccatGTTTTATTCTTCCTTTGGACTTTTCCAGTTCTGTTAGAACCATGTTGGTGTAGAGGCTTCTGATTTGACATGTTTGTTTTGCCTTCTAGTCTCTTTTCataaacaattcataaaaatcCTCTCTATAGTCTGTCAAGTCTGTATCCTCATTCTTGTTCTGCCACAACCACAACGTCCTCTTTTGATGCTTATATATACTCGTCTCTCTTCCATACAATTCCTTTTTTTGCAGCAATTTCTTGGTATGTTTCAACAGGTTTTAGCTTAATATCGCAAGAGAGGGATGGAATTACTATGGAACTTATTCATATATGtttgagttaaaaaattttgtagcCAAACTTAAATGGAGCTTACTATCTTAAATCCTATGCCTGAATCACTCTGGTAAAAATATGGAAtcctttcaattcaaaatttcattctcatCATAACTGAATAGTCAAAATAAAGGTTAGCGTAATATGCTATAGAAAAGAATTACACACATTGTGTCTGATGCCCCCTGTAGCAATTGAATGTACccagtatttttcttttcagaatgTGCATCTAATTGTGTGTATTAGCTGTTTCATAGAAATTAATAGTATCTGTTGACACTCTTCAGGATTTGGATCACAGAATGAAATATATCAATCTATTGGTtgtgtaaattaaattttcctCATCTACGGGCTAATATCTGTGTTCAATTTGTTACTCTCTTGTTTTTACCTTGTTATcttgttttgtttcatttttggaCAACAACAAtcatgaaatatgtttttaccCCAGGAAGATGCGTGATTTCTCCATCATTGATGGTTTTGTGGAGATAAGTGAATGCATGGCAGAGATGACCAAATACGTGGCAAATGAACCATCTGTTGGGCTTTTCTTTATCCAACAACATGCCCAAAATGCCGTACCTAATGTCATCGAAGttaagaaaaatgttgttgaGAAATCCCATGAAACAACTTTGCAAACAGAAGATTTGGAGGACTCTGTCACGGTGGTTCGATCAATGAAAGAGCATGGATTTCCCATAGCTGATAAGATGATTGGAGAGATTAAGAAATCTCTGAATATTATGGAAACAAAACAGCCGAAGAGAGGGTTGATTAGTCCATTGTCACGTTCTCATTCAGAAAGAGCTAGTTTTGATACTCACGAgggaaacaaaaaaagaaataactatttttcaaatgttttgatGTCAGCAAAACAGAAGGCTAGCAGCTTCAAGTGGCGACAGCATGATGCTAGTGGATCAATAGATTCCATGGATGAAAAACCGCATATTTACCCTAATTTGCCTTTGTCAGTCTCATCTGGAAgcatttcttcatctttttggGCTGCCAAAACTGAAGAGATGCCTGTAGCAAGCCAGGGTGAAGGTGAAGATGAGTCTCAACATGAAGAGCATGATGCAAGTGATATTagcattaatttattatctgtATCATCAGATATATATGAAGACTTCAAAGCTTGTAAAGAAGCTAAACTAGAGGAGTGGCTAGATGGAACTGGAACCCTTGATGATAATTGCGGTACAGGTGGTGAGAAAAGATCTTAGCTCGGCTACACTCAAATAAAATGCTTCAGCTCTTAAAGGCTGCTGTGAAATTTCAACCATCTCTAAATATTgtctataaataaaatgatttttgttatgCTGTAGAGTTGTTCTTTAATCTTTAAACAAGCATGATACACATGATTTGGTCAGATATGAATTTTCATTTCCTCTACCTTGGGAATTTCAATATTTACTATGTCAACCGAGGTAAAAGAAGCTTCATGAATGGTAAATACTGCTAGATTAGTTCAGTGCATAATTCATTGAAGGTTGAGTTTTATAATGGCATGGCGGATGcttctataaaaataatagttgaTTATCAACCTAGAGAATGAATAATAGAATGGTGAAGAATATCACAGGGCTTTACCTCATTCCTGTATATGATAGGGAGGACTTCAAGAAAAGTTGGGAATGTAGGGTGATGTTTTTGtgatattcattttgaaatcaACAAAGTAAAATTTTTCATGCTTGTTGTTCTTGCACTTGTGGATAATTATGTTCAATTGCATGGctatctttttgttgtttttgtttctccCTGGTCAAAGTGTCACTGAGGATTACTGAATTAAAATGCATGTGTTTGACTATCATTGAGTGAAGTAAAGAAAGCTGTAAAATCAACGCAGTACTACACATGGCCTGCAATTTCCTTTATTAATAATATCACTGTATGTTTAGTGCTTTTGGTTTCAAGGAATTAGCAACACATATAATTGAAATACATAgcattgatatttttaatgagTAGATAGAAGAAAAGGGAAGTCATAGAGGAATCATGGAAAAATGAAGTGGTTGCTTTTAAATTCACTACTCTGGtaaggtaaaaacaagcattcTATTGAATCTCAGCCTGTGCTTTCGTACAGTAGCATAAAGGAATGTCgataatcttataaaattatgtttttgatTTTGAGTTCTTGGTGTCCCATGAAAAATGCAGAGGATAAtctatttttatagaaaatttataatattttacaataaataatatgttgtttggatataaatttcaaagtacttaattttttaaactagtgataataatttgattattttaaactaaaaaaatctaaatttcactttattctttttaattctcttttttctttatattttctgttTGACTTAGATATAAATTTAGTGAATATTGAAGTAATTTTTACAcagtataaatttttattgatattgacaaattttttatgcTAAAACTGAAtcgtaattatttttttattaatactaataatatttgttttcaatatatatgattACTATTTTCAGGTGtcgtttgaattttttttattaataatattttttattgatattaaacACGTTTTTTTTAAGTCAGTGTGCGTTGGTTTTAGTTGACATGTTGTTTAACTTATGTTTTTATTCATCTTATTTGCTTATTGTTTTGTATGTAGGTTCGATCGATTTCTAAGAGTGGGTAGAATACTTCTTGCTTTCATTaagctattttttatttgtcaatactaattaataaatatttgtcaaAGGTTTGTTTAAGATAAAGTGATAAAGTTAGtttgttttaatgttaaaattataaatgtttaattaatgtataatttatcactttatcttaaatttttatttataattgttataatgagtttttattattgttgatctaattacaatttaaatttcattaatctTACACTGTGTTTCTTTGAGTGCAAAACCCTATTCACGCTGATTAGGGAGGATGAATTTGAGAGATTGGTCGTGTTCTCATTCGCTGATTTGCGATGAAATAATTCAGCTGATTTGCGGGATATCACTGTTGAACCCATCCCGCAAATTTTAAAGGATTTGTGCTGATTgttaagagaaagaaatatataCCCCTGTACGAAAAATCCACTTCCAACATGAGCAAGATAGTTCGACAAGGAAGAATGGTGTTCATGATGATGACGGAGTCGATGCAGCCAACCAAACGTGCAAGGAGGGATTAAAGAAGTGAAGAAGATTTGGTTCGAAAGGCAGACGACGTGTGGTGCTAGCACTGTGAAGAGTTTCAAACTAGGTCTATCCGGATACAAGGATGAGGTATCTGGATCGAGGTTGTCGAACAACTTCCATTAACCACGTATCCGATCGACTTTGGCGTATCCGGTTCCATCTTCTCCACCAAGTTTGGCTATGTGGTTTGAGGTGGTGGAAGGACTTCAAAGGTTGGCATAGTTTCCGGTTCGGTGGTGGAAGGACTTCCACGGAAGCTGTGTGTGGGTTGATTGGGTGTTGCCGGCGTCATTTCCGGTTCGGTGGTACGTGACTGGTGTTGACAAGAAGGGCGCAGATGATGATGGAGGTTTGTCTGTGAGTGGTGTTCGGAGTGGTGTGTGATTGGTGTTGGCGACGATGGCTTTGGTGTTGACGAAAAGGGCGCTAGAGGTTGGTTCGTAGATGCAGCAACAGCAACACAGAAACAGGGAGTTTAACcaaatactatatttaaaaacaaatactatatttaaaaatataattatgttacaacattataaatttttaatattttaaaaattNattttacttattatttcaattattattaattaatttcctctctttattaaccattaatacattaaaatataacattacaaatatcacattttatattactttaatacctaggggcattttggtaatctatCATTTTTACNaattaaactaatttttaaaatctattacatcaatcaaatcctacattaattttcacaaattttactctcaattatccacaaatccactcaaaaaaacaacaataaaattaccctcaaattcattcaaatcatctcctccaaatcatctcccacaaATCCCCCAAAAAAACACAGCCTTAATTATGAGATTAATCATAATGGTTTTATGCTTTAAGCTGCTTCACTTAATTATATGATCTTTTTGGAGAAGTGTCATGTCACTCCCTTAATTAAGATGGTAAAATACTACATTTGACTGACTAATAAATTAGTCATTTTGTCAATTGTTGACCATACCGTACATAAACACCAAAACCCTGAGCATCATCCAAGAGTTTTCTGGTCAGCAATCAAATAAATGAGATAATTTTGGAGTTAGTTGGCTTATTGATTAGTGACAAAAATGAATATGCAATGCCTGTATTGCGTCATATATCAATATCACGGATTCAACACCCTTCAATTGAAGGGTACCCTGCCCAAGTAGACTGAGTACATTATTGGTTGGTTGAGTACACAGGTCACGAGCCATAAAATCTTAAGCGGAAACTTCtccattttttctaaaataattatatgtttccAGTAATTCCTTTTATGCCCATTTTacattttacattataaatGTAGTATCAAAACTCTCACTCCAAacatttaatacaaaaaaattaaaattattaacagTTTTAAATGTAGCACCTTTAATTTCATATTAGGATCTCACTAATGATTAATTTCATAGTGGGAGTGTG
This genomic interval from Vigna radiata var. radiata cultivar VC1973A chromosome 8, Vradiata_ver6, whole genome shotgun sequence contains the following:
- the LOC106769813 gene encoding uncharacterized protein LOC106769813 isoform X1; translation: MTLSPPDVANASSHLGLTAPTVGKMRDFSIIDGFVEISECMAEMTKYVANEPSVGLFFIQQHAQNAVPNVIEVKKNVVEKSHETTLQTEDLEDSVTVVRSMKEHGFPIADKMIGEIKKSLNIMETKQPKRGLISPLSRSHSERASFDTHEGNKKRNNYFSNVLMSAKQKASSFKWRQHDASGSIDSMDEKPHIYPNLPLSVSSGSISSSFWAAKTEEMPVASQGEGEDESQHEEHDASDISINLLSVSSDIYEDFKACKEAKLEEWLDGTGTLDDNCGTGGEKRS
- the LOC106769813 gene encoding uncharacterized protein LOC106769813 isoform X2; translation: MRDFSIIDGFVEISECMAEMTKYVANEPSVGLFFIQQHAQNAVPNVIEVKKNVVEKSHETTLQTEDLEDSVTVVRSMKEHGFPIADKMIGEIKKSLNIMETKQPKRGLISPLSRSHSERASFDTHEGNKKRNNYFSNVLMSAKQKASSFKWRQHDASGSIDSMDEKPHIYPNLPLSVSSGSISSSFWAAKTEEMPVASQGEGEDESQHEEHDASDISINLLSVSSDIYEDFKACKEAKLEEWLDGTGTLDDNCGTGGEKRS